The Drosophila nasuta strain 15112-1781.00 chromosome 2L, ASM2355853v1, whole genome shotgun sequence genome window below encodes:
- the LOC132794038 gene encoding uncharacterized protein LOC132794038, producing the protein MPAPSQGKLRGSQKRVTAVRGTSIEDSSSNTRFSMRSQKRDTYMPESTSADDPKPGEKVPRTRTNEKQNPNEPWNKRRCPPKKQRKQTKREIEIAKFKNIDFSQRDSNPQLTVQTLQFPNANVKHTEIATRDECGNRMFKPKKLPNDLSSSESRFRDAVFTVKTQARSCTSSSIPGRVVPSEKTTRQSTRSAKGDPDSREMIDSYHVPSQRPKGFKGNKWKQPCEASYVVGAPPRHIGKCPKNYQQLSKLSPMRQKFFLTQDPRRTHCLVNPVALRHKELTKDQQFKLISKMVKHGDNVCASTGSETSDTHICEVIDLENPVNLDFQGMDYKNTYEKDEQDQQNQQIYWRVLRYMTRRRTKKMTQAKVEAELQAERLAIPAEFNTKIKDEPIPEEVPEKPFKLAQLFRSPDKPANKAKIAEEQRTREVRYKNIYLRNKQRTADNEQQRKQQEAAAKEIAARTVAEQDLLEDVAKIDDDIERSFRKFEYIPPVIRKRKFFPKTLTETERLKGIMHKENCVRRDQARVTQEFYMERTGKLKKYPDAAQQLRCEESIEGSGGTTPSEKSSDDEDYLKVGKIGDVFQLRGFHFKHGDGLRGKLHRHQIMEGQRTVKGCLTRDEWLNELAPRKEPIKLDVERGIIKVLDPDDPKLDLFPPQAMLLHKREQKSAIKEFIDKRLGLHYHRVLRKNLKLVKPKLKYHVQKFNLIRYVFPEKIIVPDAPDLLEGDMVDANKADTTLEYIALKNRMVKAKHLKQKLARMSLLGLTCVEAKQLREQSPCDAKPEEFDLDWVPPQEAVIVSDHSEVEPLRQRDERIKAGAEDVTLPIEQRGNMPAPNFREKTLHIHPRRQRDYAAERVPSAQFNDAILNSGMPMLEKIMPDTIKFANVRTPKRPFTERLEARHHHDHWDPTQVKHVHVHYQTKTVYPEITVQEQPEKVPIVNFIKANPPCKKYMDTDLTLPRYDFEKMIADHLAATRVDSKDAAREVVQDLCHPYDFIFHSRKPEEMTTLDFPGRKQYLDFLRETREAIYETKDIEPGEERLLVDRKAIVAELEEDLKSIEQCLTSLSSSECTNLSRDSGSFLLLEDETKIPLDYIRKPLVPFEEMRRSRFQAEVIDVDAEEANPYRTLPFSGQHKEQAVMLGPKDSFFTFSSRLRNGLRLRLEVPVPDVRNTLLGPGPNKYYGSVITDLDENYIDELKNRATIKTFNFKTGMELLKVAMRLKYESLLIQGKMVRTKIYDTLNERHWQDMKNTKLLYEGLFAKWEKKEYNAAMTMVYQVKTYYEITDNLKQQYRELERERTMLNMDIVFIEGHWIRCVMLQNFHYLLGEEEWRAEHDWIHLVPVKKRGRHSEDCSEEKLEQNDDEDVAYELEPYDQSIAKRAIVNIRVRDKDDAWAIREFYYDVYLRNLHPVLQVFPNAKTFLQGIENLKNKTFMLLLEMHYTLSVHTELQGRLETFVDWCNKDLKEKQEYVARKSAKKYFMEDRAIEMEARVRQSLVKPIEDSFADEEFNKHRAVLAEVWRRLVPATVRGSSDVIPSASDMVAAISNMVLEILTKFEHMDIVKARELELQFRKRRRYLEKLSAQAYQIERRIEMEMKKVRRNLEPPFKKPKRVGPLQRLHLRKRVKKIVKPPIVISENTRNFVRAFAEDGVVSEGFSQESVMVLDNLQEQIVPFYFDHFLKINGYTPNYNFKTNIELRDGPEINRFRIKEVIPDVLQKVEQWENMHKKIMEENIARNPKMYENVS; encoded by the coding sequence ATGCCGGCACCTTCTCAGGGAAAGCTTCGAGGAAGCCAAAAGAGGGTAACTGCGGTGCGTGGCACTTCAATTGAAGACAGCTCTTCAAACACACGTTTCTCAATGCGTAGCCAGAAGCGCGACACTTATATGCCCGAATCAACATCCGCAGATGACCCGAAGCCCGGAGAAAAGGTGCCGAGGACGcgaacaaatgaaaaacaaaacccaaATGAACCGTGGAACAAACGAAGATGTCCTCCAAAGAAGCAGCGCAAGCAAACGAAGcgagaaattgaaattgccaaATTTAAGAACATTGATTTCTCTCAACGCGACTCGAATCCACAGCTCACGGTGCAGACACTACAATTTCCTAATGCCAATGTGAAACACACAGAAATCGCTACCCGAGATGAATGCGGCAATCGCATGTTTAAGCCCAAGAAACTGCCCAACGATCTCAGTTCGAGTGAGTCGCGTTTTCGCGATGCCGTCTTCACTGTGAAAACCCAGGCAAGAAGTTGCACATCATCAAGTATTCCGGGTCGAGTTGTGCCTTCCGAGAAGACAACACGGCAATCAACGAGGAGTGCAAAGGGAGATCCGGACTCCAGGGAGATGATTGACTCGTATCATGTGCCCTCGCAGCGTCCCAAAGGCTTCAAGGGCAATAAATGGAAGCAGCCCTGTGAGGCGAGCTATGTTGTTGGGGCGCCGCCACGTCACATTGGCAAGTGTCCGAAGAACTATCAGCAACTGTCGAAACTTTCGCCAATGCGTCAGAAGTTCTTTCTAACCCAAGATCCGCGTCGCACACACTGTCTGGTCAATCCGGTTGCGTTGCGGCACAAGGAACTGACAAAGGATCAGCAATTCAAGCTGATCAGCAAGATGGTCAAGCATGGCGACAATGTGTGTGCCAGCACAGGATCCGAGACGTCGGACACACATATTTGTGAGGTCATTGATCTGGAGAATCCGGTGAATTTGGACTTTCAGGGCATGGACTATAAGAATACTTATGAAAAGGACGAACAGGATCAGCAAAATCAACAGATTTATTGGCGAGTGCTGCGCTATATGACACGTCGTCGTACCAAGAAGATGACGCAGGCGAAAGTCGAGGCTGAACTGCAAGCGGAACGTTTGGCCATTCCCGCCGAGTTCAACACAAAAATCAAGGACGAACCAATACCTGAAGAAGTGCCCGAAAAGCCCTTCAAGTTAGCACAACTCTTTCGCTCACCGGACAAGCCGGCGAACAAGGCGAAAATTGCCGAGGAGCAGCGCACTCGGGAGGTACGCTACAAGAACATTTATCTGCGCAACAAACAGCGCACCGCGGACAACGAACAGCAGCGGAAGCAGCAGGAGGCAGCGGCCAAGGAGATCGCAGCACGCACTGTGGCCGAGCAGGATCTGCTCGAGGATGTGGCCAAGATCGACGATGACATTGAACGCAGTTTCCGTAAATTCGAGTACATACCGCCGGTGATCAGAAAGCGCAAGTTCTTCCCCAAAACCCTAACGGAAACCGAGCGGCTCAAAGGTATCATGCACAAGGAGAACTGTGTGCGTAGGGATCAGGCGCGAGTCACGCAGGAATTCTACATGGAGCGCACGGGAAAGCTCAAGAAATATCCGGATGCGGCTCAGCAGCTGCGCTGCGAGGAGAGCATTGAGGGCAGCGGAGGAACAACGCCCAGTGAGAAGAGTAGCGATGATGAGGACTATTTGAAGGTGGGCAAGATTGGTGATGTGTTCCAGCTGCGTGGATTTCACTTTAAGCATGGCGATGGGTTGCGTGGTAAGCTGCATCGTCATCAGATCATGGAAGGACAACGTACCGTCAAGGGTTGTTTGACGCGTGACGAGTGGCTCAATGAGTTAGCGCCTCGCAAGGAGCCCATCAAGCTTGATGTGGAGCGTGGCATTATAAAGGTGCTGGATCCGGATGATCCCAAGCTCGATCTATTTCCACCTCAGGCAATGTTGCTGCACAAGCGCGAGCAGAAGAGCGCTATCAAGGAGTTCATAGACAAGCGTCTAGGTCTTCACTATCATCGAGTGCTGCGCAAAAACTTGAAGCTGGTTAAGCCCAAGCTCAAGTATCATGTACAAAAGTTCAATCTTATACGCTACGTGTTTCCCGAGAAAATTATTGTGCCCGATGCTCCCGATCTACTTGAAGGCGACATGGTGGATGCCAACAAGGCAGACACCACTCTCGAGTACATTGCATTGAAGAATCGGATGGTCAAAGCGAAGCATCTCAAGCAAAAACTCGCTCGCATGAGTCTCCTCGGCTTGACATGTGTAGAGGCGAAACAGCTGCGAGAACAATCGCCTTGCGATGCCAAGCCGGAGGAATTCGATCTCGACTGGGTGCCACCACAAGAGGCAGTCATTGTATCCGATCACAGTGAGGTGGAACCGCTACGTCAGCGCGATGAGCGCATCAAGGCGGGGGCCGAGGATGTTACACTACCCATTGAGCAGCGTGGCAATATGCCAGCTCCCAATTTCCGGGAGAAAACGTTGCACATTCATCCAAGGCGACAACGCGATTATGCCGCCGAACGTGTGCCATCGGCGCAGTTCAATGATGCCATCTTAAACTCCGGCATGCCCATGCTGGAGAAGATTATGCCAGACACCATCAAGTTTGCCAATGTGCGCACTCCAAAGCGTCCGTTTACCGAGAGACTTGAGGCACGACATCATCACGATCACTGGGATCCCACACAGGTGAAGCATGTGCATGTGCACTATCAGACCAAGACCGTCTATCCGGAGATCACAGTGCAGGAACAGCCTGAGAAGGTGCCCATTGTGAATTTCATCAAGGCGAATCCGCCCTGCAAGAAATACATGGACACAGACTTGACGCTGCCGCGCTATGACTTTGAGAAAATGATTGCCGATCATTTGGCGGCCACTCGCGTGGATAGCAAGGATGCGGCACGGGAAGTTGTGCAGGACTTGTGTCACCCCTATGACTTTATTTTTCACTCCCGCAAGCCGGAGGAGATGACCACGCTCGATTTTCCAGGCAGGAAACAATATCTGGACTTTTTGCGCGAGACTCGCGAGGCCATCTACGAGACAAAGGACATTGAGCCGGGTGAGGAGCGTCTGCTTGTGGATCGCAAGGCCATTGTGGCCGAGCTCGAGGAGGACCTAAAGAGCATTGAGCAGTGCTTGACCTCGCTGAGCAGCTCAGAATGCACGAATCTCTCCAGGGACAGCGGCAGCTTTTTGCTGCTCGAGGATGAAACAAAAATACCCTTGGATTATATACGAAAGCCGCTGGTGCCGTTTGAGGAAATGCGTCGCTCTCGTTTCCAGGCTGAAGTCATCGATGTGGATGCCGAGGAGGCGAATCCATATCGAACGCTGCCCTTCTCCGGTCAGCATAAGGAGCAGGCTGTTATGTTGGGTCCCAAGGATTcctttttcacttttagttCGCGTCTCCGCAATGGTTTAAGATTGCGCCTGGAAGTTCCTGTGCCGGATGTGCGCAATACTTTGTTGGGACCGGGGCCAAATAAATACTATGGCTCGGTGATTACGGATCTGGATGAGAATTACATTGATGAGCTCAAGAATCGAGCGACAATCAAAACCTTCAACTTTAAGACTGGCATGGAGTTGCTCAAGGTGGCAATGCGTTTAAAATATGAATCGCTATTGATTCAGGGCAAAATGGTGCGCACCAAGATTTACGATACGTTGAACGAACGTCACTGGCAGGACATGAAGAACACCAAGCTGCTGTATGAAGGTCTCTTCGCCAAGTGGGAGAAGAAGGAATACAATGCGGCGATGACTATGGTTTATCAAGTGAAAACTTACTACGAAATAACCGACAACCTGAAGCAGCAGTACCGTGAATTGGAACGCGAGCGCACAATGCTCAACATGGATATTGTGTTCATTGAAGGACACTGGATACGTTGTGTCATGTTGCAGAACTTTCATTATCTGCTGGGCGAGGAGGAATGGCGGGCTGAGCACGATTGGATACATTTAGTGCCCGTCAAGAAGCGCGGTAGGCACTCGGAGGACTGTTCAGAGGAGAAACTCGAGCAGAACGACGATGAGGATGTGGCCTACGAATTGGAGCCCTATGATCAATCCATTGCCAAGCGTGCCATTGTCAACATACGCGTGCGGGACAAGGACGATGCCTGGGCCATCAGGGAATTTTACTACGATGTTTACTTGCGGAATTTGCATCCGGTATTGCAGGTGTTTCCCAATGCCAAGACCTTCCTGCAAGGTATTGAGAATCTGAAGAACAAAACCTTTATGCTATTGCTGGAAATGCATTATACTCTCTCTGTCCACACGGAGCTGCAGGGACGTCTTGAGACATTTGTGGACTGGTGCAACAAGGACCTGAAGGAGAAACAGGAGTATGTGGCACGTAAATCggccaaaaaatattttatggagGATCGCGCCATTGAGATGGAGGCTCGTGTTCGTCAGAGTCTCGTTAAGCCCATCGAGGATTCATTTGCCGACGAGGAATTCAACAAACATCGCGCTGTGCTTGCCGAGGTTTGGCGACGTCTTGTGCCAGCCACTGTCAGAGGATCCAGCGATGTCATACCCAGCGCGTCGGACATGGTGGCTGCCATTAGCAATATGGTGCTCGAGATACTGACCAAGTTTGAGCACATGGATATTGTCAAGGCGCGTGAATTAGAGTTGCAATTCCGCAAGCGTCGTCGTTACTTGGAGAAGCTCTCCGCCCAGGCTTATCAGATCGAACGCCGCATCGAAATGGAGATGAAGAAAGTGCGTCGCAATTTGGAGCCACCGTTTAAGAAGCCCAAGAGAGTTGGACCACTGCAGCGTCTGCATCTGCGGAAGCGGGTCAAGAAGATTGTGAAACCACCTATAGTCATCTCGGAGAATACGCGGAACTTTGTGCGCGCCTTTGCCGAGGATGGTGTGGTTAGCGAGGGCTTCAGTCAGGAGTCTGTCATGGTGCTGGATAATTTGCAGGAGCAAATCGTTCCCTTCTACTTTGATCATTTCCTCAAGATCAATGGCTACACTCCCAACTATAATTTCAAGACAAACATTGAGTTGCGCGATGGTCCCGAGATTAATCGATTCCGCATAAAAGAGGTTATTCCCGATGTGCTGCAGAAAGTGGAGCAATGGGAGAACATGCACAAGAAGATAATGGAGGAAAACATTGCCCGTAATCCCAAGATGTACGAGAATGTTAGTTAA